GTTTGAAAACTCCCCCATCAAACATGGCGTGTATGGGAAACATAAACCTAACTGGCTTTGAGTTTCCACGGGTAAGCATCCCAAGTCTTGGATCTCGGAGCTATTGAAGTGATATGACATTACtctgttgaggggtgtatggagGAAGACGATCTCTTCATTCGGATGAAACCCAAGTAGAGAATGTTTGATGTAACTTTGTTTTGACCTGTCTTTGGTACTACCGGCACTATCGTTGTCAAAAACCAAATCCTCCCCCACCAGTGCTTTGCTCCTACCATCTTCATCACACTTACCACACCGAACTTTCGACAGACGGTCATTGTGTTCTGGAGAGAAATCTGCTAGAAGAGGGTGAAGGTTGCTATCGCACTTTAAGATCCAGTTtaggtgatcacttgttccatcgaGGGACCAAATCCTAAGTCTGAAGGCATCGAGTAGTGCACAGTATACACCATTCTTCGATTTGCCGAAATGATGCTCCACAAAATATTCCCGAAAACCATCCGGCGGCTTGATTGTTTGGTATTTATTGCTTGACAAGTCCATTCTGCAAAAAAATAAACCACATTCAAAGTTAGATTAATAACCGGCTACACCAAAATGTATGCAACACAAATAAGGTGGTGTTTAATTAAGATATGAGTAgctatgtacctcatgaacaagccaCGCTGGTGGAAGTAAAGTGCTTCTTGCCAGTATGCGGCAAAGCGATGGTCAGATGGACAAGCCTGCAACATGTCGTCTATGATCCCCGCGGCCTCCCCTTCACGAACAAAAGGCCTCTCCTCCCATTGATTTGTCTTCGATGAGTAGACAAGCAAGACAAAGGTGGACGGTGGCCATTCTGTCTCTTGGATGTGAAGGGCCACCAAATGATTGCTATCAGGCAACGGAATGAAGGGAACGTACTTGACTAAGAAGACCTCGTAGTGCGGCGACACCGTAGGGTTAAACACGAGGTATTGGTCATGGGAGTCCATGTAATTATCCACATCATACATGTCCTCCATGCCCGGCGTGCACATCGGCGGAGGGATAGGCAGGTGCGCCCATTGTTGCGTGGCGGGGTTAACCACCCATGCCTCTTCCGGTTCACTATAGTCGTCGGCGACGAGTAGAAGGAGGCCGTTGCAGTGTTGCCTAACCGCTAAGTAGTCATCGGTGTTGCGGGTATCCAAGTAGTCGAAGGGGGCGATGTTCGCAGCCGACGTGGCGACTGAGAAGTGCCTCGGGAGAGTCTCGCCGTCGAGGCCAAAGAATATGCCGGTGAGTGCGTGCGGTAGAAGGTCCGCGAGGAGTCGCCGGGTGTCAATCAGGGTTAGCCATGCCTTGCAGACGGAGCGGGACGCGGCGAGGCTGCGCGGCGACGTCTTCTGCAGGCGGAGGAGGACGTCGGCGAGAACGTCGTGAGGCAGCCGCTGCGTCTGGTCCTCCATGGTCAGATGATTGGCAACTTGTCGATGGTTCGCTATCTCTTATAGGAAGGGAGACGTCTTGGCAGGTGTTGAGATCGGATTCGGTGGCCACTCCGAACTGTGCTGGTGCTCGAGATCCGTAATAAACTGATTATGGTTCCCCTGTTGTTGCCTGGGGAGCGACGCGAGGGGAGTCGCAGATTCCTTTTTGTTGGATATCTGCAGTCCCTTTTACGTTTAGTTCCTTGACTTCCTTTTCAAAAACTgtgtgttgcaatgggagaaaaaaataccacacgtttttaatcattttataatcattttaatttattaaaataataagctaactaaccaaTGTAGTcggtcactagtggggacagggcctatagtctcGGCCCGTAAgacgctttagtcccggttcaccaacccggaccaaagaggcgggactaaaggcctaacctttagtcccggccctgttccaagccgggatcaaaggtgctccacgtgggcgcctcggagcgaggGAAAGGGAGTACCTTTATTCCCGGttctacttacgaaccgggactaaaggatccgtctatttattttgtttgtttgacccgaaaaggtagttttctttttaaaaaaattttcaaaattttatttttgaatattttttatgttttattccaatttttaaatatttgaattatttgacaatttaatctctaatcacccatcctcactgctctagtgTGGATCACTAATTTCAAATTATCTAACTTCCCGGCTgatcacccatcctttcactgcttcagcccgagcatgcttaactttctggttctatcgcccctagttgccaagtgtacacttgttgttttcctgacaatagtaagctatcaatcctaaacaacttgggtcttcatgtcatgtcacatgatttagttTTTTTaaattacaaacaattattaaaataaacttaataagtaacaataatagtgaatttcaatgaaaacaacctaatatttttaaataaaattatttttcttttttttttggaaaaaacttctttttgaaataactttttttccatttggaattttgagcatgtgagaaaacttcaccgggcaagcccggaTGAAATCTAGtaccaattttttctattttttttatatattaattttttttggacGTCATATGCAAAAGTTAGGgccgtttattttttttcctttttttgcaaaaacggtcaaaattcatatctcaaaatttctataccgactagacactaaaacctaacaacatctcaaaagattttattttttgaagattttatcattttgtttattttttgaagattttatcatttttgtttattttctacaaaacacaaagtatcaaggtttcagacgaaaacccatctgctacaaagacatttttttaaattaattaaactgtagatttttttgtgcataaaatatgcaccatactacaacatgttaaaatctacagaaagaactaactaaaaataataaaaaacaacaattaaatgactaaaacaactatataagcaaaacaatatttctttaattaaaatcctaatttaaattattctaaaaataatcaAATAAATCTTAccgtgacaacaatctaacacatgagtgggagcaaaaagaattaaattaaaaactatttgtaaactcaagttattcaaaaactgggtttgaagcaaatttaaaagattcaaatttaaaccattgaaatttgaaaactaatggcacaaacagaaactagacaaaattttgaatctaatgcaaaaagaatcaatcaaaaacatcaaatatcctaaaagatataagcaatttaaaacagaaactacaaacaagaatttaaaaacagaaaaaaaaatttgaacacctttagtcccggttcgtgtcaagaaccgggactaaaggtctatcctttagtcccggttcaagacacgaaccgggactaaagcctccaaaccctttagtctcggttcgagacacgaaccgggactaaaggtcccatttgaaccgggactaatgcccgaccggcgcctttgctgcttgaaccgggactaatgcccgaccggcgcctttgctgcttgaaccggggctaatactaacattagtcccggttcgagatacgaaccgggactaaaggttccatttgaaccgggactaatgcccgaccggcgcctttgccgctcgaaccgggactaatactaacattagtcccggttcgtaaaggaaccgggactaatactaacattagtcccggttcgtaaaggagccgggactaatgtgtttttcgagctgggacgaaagcccttatttctactagtgggtcctatcctattttgttgagaaattaactcgtccattgttaattccaccatgatgagaaattgagcgcgacaagcaaagcaaaacaaagaggctacgtgaattgatcaattgactattatcttatttcactcatggggtagagaatgtgggatcagataacAAACTGAATGTGGTGTTTCATTctgtgtctctacaacaatagaatcttacattcaatacattcattcatcagcaaataaATCCCCATAAAACAGaattttcttgccggtgcttggcacacggttggaggcatggggaggggatctcaccagatgatgagttcctgctggaggaggggatacgatgaggggagcaagggttatgcGCCTCTATTATGCCATAAgaagtcgtcgttgccgcgccataacctcggagttccccgtgtgagccatggaggcccgcctccacctgcaagtacttcgctccgccgcgccttatccgcgcgccgccgctgttctgcatcgagcagacgcatcatccccaatcactgtagttgtcgcgttgatttgatccagaagctgtgctcgagcgccgaaacgggggtagcaagcgggcagaggtacggccgcggaggcgggtgggttgagatcgacaactgtggtggttgaggtcggccgcggcggcgagtggtgtggcagcggcctgggcacaggccagggtggaccagggtcaatgcgatgcgctcgagcgccgcaacagggCAGTGAGCGGGAAGAGGTACGGCCGCGAAggtgggtgggttgagatcggcagcgatgACGGTCGAGGTCGgctgcggcggcgagtggtgtggcggcggcctgggcacaggccagggtggcacagggtcgacgggaggaggcgatgcgtacgggtataatttttgcagcgaatcgttttttccttttgggttgcagataaatgatggagcgcaggttgaataacaaaaattacaggggcttttttataaaaatgtcacggtgggttttccgacggaagcaatagccgctttattattaggtatagatttgaTTAACTGCACTCCATCATAATACTATTACCTACCGTGATGAAGTATGACACCTATTGTTTGCttttctcccctaataataaagcgcgcatcgcttctgccgtacgtcgtCGACACTTTTGCAAAAACACCCCTCGTTTTTCCAATATTCAATCCGTAGTATGTTTTTAAGTTATAAAAAAAGTTTCAGTTTTATTAAAAAAACACCCCAGCTCACCTTATCCACACCATCCTCCATCGCGGGATCCCCTCTCCGGCGATCCACCGTGCCGCTGCTTGCCATCAGCGTCCACGCCGCACGAACAAAGGAATGGAAGGCGTCGGTGCGCCTCTTGCCGTCGGCGTCCTGCCGCAGCAGCCAAGAAAATGGCGTGGCGGCGCAGACGGCCTCCTCCATCCCAGGAGGCCCTCTCTAGCGAGGTGAGCCCAGGAATGGGGCGAAGAAGGCGGCCACGAGCACGCTCCTCCGCAACCAGTCCTCTCCCCCCCCATCATATGCCGTTTCTGATGCGGCGACACCGTAGTCGTCGCCTACAACGATTTTCGTCCGTGCACCACCACCTGATCGAGGAGGAGGTTGTTTCACGCGAGATCCGGCGAGGAAGGGTGAGATACTGCAGCGCCAAATCACTCCCCCGATCCAGGCCGACCTCTGTCCCACAAGATCCGACGAGGAAGCGCTGGCCGACCGCCTCTGCCAGGGAAGCTTTACCTTCCACGACAAAGAAGAGGCCGACCATGGCGTGGTCCATCCTCCCCTGCCCCAACAAGGATCCAAAGCACTCCCCCCAACTTCCATCCGCACAAAATTTGGATAGGAAGTGCTGGCCTTCGGCCTCCGGCAGGGAAGCTGCTACCTTCCATGGCAAAAAAAATTACAATTCCTCCGCATCCTCCTTGCATCCTAGCCTTCCTATCCCGAAATACCGACCAAGCCTTTCCCTGAACCCAATCCCATATGGCACTATTGCATCTTGGTTTTTGAATGCTATTACATTATGAAAAGAAGGGGAACTGACTATTGGTTTAAAATAATTGGGGGGCATAGAGATGTGAGAGATTGCGGGGTTCGGCTCTGGAATATTATAGAGAGAGATGGTGGGGTTCGGTTGGGGATTTGTACTGTATCATGTTGCTGTGTGTTCCATTCTTTATTCTTTGCGCTTCTTGGGGCAATTTTGGTGTACATGGAGCTATGATTTAGATCAACTATATACTTATGTGTGatgttctttcatgcttttgGTGCTCCTGCCGAAGAGATATTATTTTTAGCTATTTTTATTGATTATTGCTACTGATGTTGATTGCATTTATTTTTGCTAACATATGCAGATTGTCGTGACTGTATGAGAGATTAATACCATTGTCTCGTGTGTGCTAGGTTTAAACGGATGAGTGATGCTTGGTGTATTCTTTTGTGTCAATCTGAACAAACATGGAGGGACGAGTAGGCTTCAGTTCACTGTGACTCCATGAACGGAGTTCAACCACTCTGAAAAAGGTCATGCTCTGTAGTAAGTTCATTTATGGTTGTATGTGTTTCTATTGATGTATTTGAAATGTCTATTCATTGCATATTCAGTTGTTCAAAAAAGGGGTGGCATTTGTGCCATGTTAATCAACTAGGAAAAGTAACACTTGATCACAGCGGTAATAAAGTTAGTAGGTGCACGTAAAGTTATATAGcttcatcaaacatatgtgagctTAGTTGTTGGTCAATTGTGTAGCTGCTCTCCAGTGACCTTTTGAATTCAACATGTCATCAGTCAAATACACAAGGAGgacagagaaaggaagtagcaagTTGGTAAATCTGATTTGATGCTTTCATTTCGTGGAACCCTATAGCTTGTGAAATATTCATGTGTTCTATCTTGTTTGTTAACCCGCTGCAGTTGTCCACCAGCAGGGCAGCGCACGTAGAATCCGCTCGAATGGCGCGGTGGCGGTCGTGAGTGAAGTGCATGGTGGCCTCCGGCTATAGAGGAAGAGAGCAGAATAGATGACGCGGCTTAGAGGTCCTTCATCTAAAGGTGCTCGATGACGACATACATCCTACTTTTGCTGTAATTATCTGTTTCGAAGCTATTATTTATAGATTGTTGTGATGGAAGTTAACAATACTTTTGATTATTTCAAAGCAATGTCAGATTTAATAATTTGAACTAAACTGGAGTTGACGTAGATGAGTCTGAACACGATTAACATAATCATGCAATTTTCAGTGACTAAAACAGGTTGGTGAGGTAATTTTACTCCCGCTGCCAGGACACTGGAAACAATAATTCGTCTATCTACTGCCCATGCAAAGATGAAACTGAGACATGATGTATTTTGCTCCATACAAATCCAATTACCAAATGAAGTTACCTGCAACAACTATCTAGACAAGCaaagtgcttgtgatgcttgtttAAAAAATTATGCTGTCGTTCTATTTTTGGAAATAGCTGCATTCATTATTTTGAAGGATAGCAGACACATGATATTTTTCCTTGAGAAAATATAATGACATGACCTGTATCTTGTTGCAGGTTCTGAAAATTGATGTTGGGGCTGCACTGCAAGTTCTGAATTTTGCAATATTCCCTAAGGAATTGACTGACATGGAAGACCGTGAGCAGAGGGAGACTGAGAAACAACAAGATGCAGGTGCAGGTGGTGATAACGTATATGGACCTGGAGGAGCAAGTGGTGGCAATGACGTGCATGGAAGGTGAGTTTACACCTTTATGCAGTGTTAAGTGTTCTATTCCCTCTGGTTGGAAATAAGTGTTGTACGCCACTTATTTCTGATAGGAGGGAGTATTAATTAAGATCTGAATCATCCTTTTTAATATTGAAATGGTCCTCCCTCCATTGGACTTTCCCAGAAAGTAGTCTGTCTCTATTCAACTACTCCTGGGAATTATTTTGTTAGATAATTTAACTCCATCCAGCTCCATTGATGTACAGGAATGAATGTTAAATGAAGATTACTAATCCCTCGTTGGCTGGCGGTCAATTTGTTACTGCTTTGTTAGATTATTTTGTTAGGATATTTTTTGTTGACATGCAATCCAATCCCTTGTTGGCTGGCGGTCAATTTGTTACTGCATTGATTCAATATTAAGGATATATGTCATCGCTAAGATAGTATACCATGTTGTAGTTTCGACCGTTCACGATGTAGTAACACGACGACGGTGATTTCCCGTTGCAAAGCCTTTTGAATACTCGAGATTGTTGAAGCATGTTGATATCGTTGTGAGAACTCGACATtcgaaagaaagcatgccaaattcATAAGTCATGTGGCCTCGCACCAGCGGAGGGGATGAACGGCAAGGGGAGGCCACCATTGGAGGTACATCGAGAGCTCAACTCCACAAGGAATGGAAGGGACGGGGTGGCCACCAttgaaatggggggggggggggtgacggGAACAAAGTGAAGAGATAAGgacaactttttttttctttaagaaaaagatgaggagaacattttttttgagaagaagatgaggaaagtGCTCCGGAGGACGCGCTTTGTGTCTCGTGTGGAGGCTTGGTGTCTACGCTCAGAGCAGCTCACTCGCAAGAGCTTAGCAAGTtgtgtaaaaataaaataaaatatatattgttcaatttattttttgaaaatatgttgtaCACAAAAATGCTATTACCCATAAAAAAACATTATTACCACTCAATAAAAATGATAATTATTATTAAAAAACTAATCCAATTTTTATGTAAGCATTATATTATATTTTAAAACTTTAAAAGAAACTCCTTCCGTTTAAAAATAGATGTCTTAATTTAACATCGTAATTTACATTTAACATTTAATGAAAAAATAAATAGGTTATGCACTTTTTTgtagcccggtgcaacgcacgggcatttgcacTAGTAGCTCATAAATCGCCATTTTTGACTAACAATTACTGTGTGCCTATGATTTGTTATATCCGTTTTTTACATTCACGTCATTTTTGGGACATAATTGAGTGCCCATGAACCGAAAGATTTTGACATCGCAACCTTTGGCGTAGAACCGACTTCCATTGGAGATATTTCACTCTATTTCTTTCCCATTCTTTCAATAAGCGTAGGAATGCTTGTGCACCTGCCTGGTGCATATATTTTGTTAAATCTCGGTTAATCAAATATTACTCGATTTTAACCCAGATATAAATGGCATAACTATATATTTCCACTTTTATAATCTGTTCCTATAAATGAAGGAGATGTAATGTGCCGATAAAACTCAAGGAATGAACAATTTTCCTTAAAGGATTCCATTCAAGGAGCACCGTACAAAACTGTAATGAAGAAAATTTCTATGCCTTTTGTACCACCTACGACTTTGCCGATCAATGTCTCTGTTACCTTGCCATGAAATAAGCCATGTTGTACCAACAATAAAGTATAACAATGAATTTATTCAGAAGATGTTAATTTTGCTATATGAATATCACCCTTGTTCCTAAAGTTCATAAAAAACTAAAACGTTCAGCTAATCCATCCTACCTTAACAAAGCTGCTTCTTGTTGCTTGAGAGCTCTCCCATCAAACACAATGTGTATGGGAAAGACAGCCATATGCGGTCTGTAGGTAAGAATCCCAAGTCCTCGGTCTTGGATCTATTGAAATGATAGGCCATTATCCTTTTGGAGGGTTTTTGCAAGACAAATACGATCTCTTTGTTTGGATGAAATCCAAGTATAGTTTCTTTGTAATAACTATCATTGATGCTGCACTTTAAGACCCACTTTGTGTGATCACCTGTTTCAACGAGGTACCATATCCGAATCGTGGGGCCATGATGTAATGCACAATATAAACCGTTCTTAGATTTTCCTAAATAATGCCCAAAAAGATGTTTTCGAGCACCTTTTGGCGGCTTAATTACTCGGTATTTGTCATTTGAAAAGTTCACACTGCAAAAGATAAAATATGGACAAAATTAGAATAATGATTGCTAGATGAAAATgtaataaaatatataaattGTGTTTAAGATACCAGTAACCACTTACCTCATGAACACGCCATGTTGGCGAATGTAAAGTGATCCATGCCagtatcactagtggggacggggcctttagccccggcccgtaaaggcttttagtcccggttcaccaatcgggactaaaggggcgggactaaaggcctaacctttcgtcccggccctcttacaagccgggactaaaggtgctccacgtgggcgcctcgtagcgccccaggggcaggccctttagtcccggttcgttacacggaccgggactaaagattttcagattttgctggtttttgagttttttttgaatgaaattatttttgggttttagggttttagggtttaggtgttcgggagattaacgtgatgcctcgtttggtgttcgggaattagttttcatataatttaaatagaaataattatgcatatatatatatatataagattaacttatcttacaagcgatcatatatatacaattatatggagatctgaattatcgggactagaacccgtctattcgattacatggacgaacatcagtaatggcccttagctacactaaatcgtcctttgtcttctatagctttcatcctcagaaatcccgcaagctcctctgcaacagcaatcgcgcattagtctggtaggaccttcgtcctcatggccgtgtgctatataagaagaggagatgaatatgaacatcaatcatgataacaaagaatgacgggtaaaaatagaggtgtgaatgttcattgcttacgtcgaatctgtgatccttgaactcagaggtaaacgtgcgaatggtcttgcATACATAGtacccgcatagatgcgtcccccctggctgctggtcgcactttacgagaatagaatatatataatcaaaataataatctagcatcataaatgtattgaaaattaatagaagtatatcatactactacttacctga
This genomic stretch from Hordeum vulgare subsp. vulgare chromosome 6H, MorexV3_pseudomolecules_assembly, whole genome shotgun sequence harbors:
- the LOC123402748 gene encoding DNA replication licensing factor MCM3 homolog 3-like, producing the protein MKLRHDVLKIDVGAALQVLNFAIFPKELTDMEDREQRETEKQQDAGAGGDNVYGPGGASGGNDVHGSFDRSRCSNTTTVISRCKAF